One genomic window of Corynebacterium sp. sy039 includes the following:
- the pcrA gene encoding DNA helicase PcrA, producing MNEYVNNNPFQARTTDHTHQGLPTQGLASSAEELLDGLNEQQKQAVTYHGGALLIVAGAGSGKTAVLTRRIAYLMHTGVAHPGQILAITFTNKAAAEMKERVESLVGPIAQRMWVATFHSTCVRILREQAGLIPQLNSNFTIYDSDDSKRLLGMIAKDLDIDVKKYPPRMLAAGISKYKNDLISVAQAQAEVTTGAGSYEAMVVQVYEQYQRRLADANAVDFDDLIAITVSILQNNPDVAAYYRRRFRHVLVDEYQDTNHAQYVLLRTLVGEGEQASHLCVVGDSDQSIYAFRGATIRNIEEFERDFPSAQTIVLEQNYRSTQNILSAANAVIARNSQRRKKNLWTEAGSGEKIIGYVADNEHDEARFIATEIDHLSDHGTNYNDIAIMYRTNNSSRAIEEIFIRSGIPYKVVGGTRFYERKEIRDIVAYLRLIDNPEDEVSLRRIINTPRRGIGDKALALLSLHAQNNRISLYQALLDACADKVSLLGTRAVRAISGFVELLTGIQQRATENLHELTQLPDIAAMVSDILDSTGYKSELEQSNDPQDAARLDNLNELVSVAREFCAEAANQLAYVEQESIADISEAQAVPGSLQAFLEKVSLVADSDQLPDEQQDVVTLMTLHTAKGLEFPIVFLIGWEDGQFPHMRALGDPKELAEERRLAYVGITRARRKLYLSRAIMRSSWGNAQMNPQSRFLDEIPGDLLEWRRTEPDGMRSGWYESYGQPNTPRTQNTYGSYGNMRSHRPNTARTTKTSQLHVVVGDRVNHEKYGLGTVTAVDGMGQYMSATIDFGSSGVVRLMLIGNVPMEKL from the coding sequence AGCTTCTCGACGGGCTCAATGAACAGCAGAAGCAAGCGGTGACATATCACGGTGGAGCTTTGCTTATCGTCGCAGGTGCTGGTTCCGGGAAAACAGCTGTGCTTACGAGGCGGATTGCCTATTTAATGCATACAGGAGTGGCACATCCAGGTCAGATTCTTGCTATTACCTTCACTAATAAGGCTGCTGCGGAGATGAAGGAACGCGTAGAGTCTCTTGTTGGACCGATCGCTCAACGTATGTGGGTGGCTACCTTCCATTCAACGTGTGTGCGTATTCTTAGGGAGCAAGCAGGACTGATTCCACAGCTAAACAGTAATTTTACTATCTATGATTCTGATGATTCCAAGCGTCTGCTGGGAATGATTGCCAAAGATCTTGACATAGATGTCAAAAAGTATCCGCCTCGAATGCTTGCAGCGGGAATATCCAAGTATAAAAATGATCTCATCAGTGTTGCTCAAGCACAGGCAGAAGTAACGACAGGTGCGGGTTCTTATGAAGCCATGGTGGTGCAAGTATATGAGCAGTATCAACGTCGTTTAGCTGATGCTAATGCTGTAGATTTTGATGATCTCATTGCCATAACTGTGTCAATTCTGCAGAATAATCCAGATGTGGCTGCATACTACCGACGTCGTTTCCGCCATGTTTTAGTAGACGAATATCAAGATACAAATCATGCTCAGTATGTCCTATTGCGTACCTTGGTAGGGGAAGGGGAACAGGCAAGCCATCTGTGTGTCGTTGGTGATTCTGATCAGTCTATTTATGCCTTTCGTGGCGCTACGATCCGTAATATCGAAGAATTCGAGCGGGATTTCCCTAGTGCTCAGACTATTGTGTTGGAACAGAATTATCGTTCCACCCAAAATATCCTTAGCGCTGCAAATGCAGTGATTGCGAGAAATAGTCAGCGTAGAAAGAAAAATCTTTGGACTGAGGCAGGATCTGGTGAGAAGATCATTGGCTATGTTGCCGATAATGAACATGATGAGGCACGTTTCATAGCCACTGAAATAGATCACTTGTCTGATCACGGCACAAATTATAATGACATAGCGATCATGTATCGTACGAATAATTCTTCACGTGCAATTGAAGAGATATTTATTCGTTCTGGTATTCCTTATAAGGTTGTTGGTGGGACTCGCTTTTATGAGCGTAAAGAAATTCGGGATATAGTTGCCTATCTGCGCCTCATTGATAATCCCGAAGATGAAGTATCACTGCGTAGAATTATCAATACTCCACGACGCGGCATCGGTGATAAAGCCCTTGCTTTACTGAGCCTTCATGCGCAGAATAATCGCATCAGTCTTTATCAGGCTCTGCTGGATGCCTGCGCTGATAAAGTCTCATTGCTAGGTACTCGTGCGGTTCGGGCAATAAGTGGTTTTGTGGAATTACTCACTGGGATACAGCAACGAGCTACAGAGAATCTACATGAACTTACACAGCTTCCTGATATCGCTGCTATGGTTTCCGATATTCTCGACAGTACCGGCTATAAGAGCGAACTAGAGCAATCGAATGATCCACAAGATGCAGCTCGTCTAGATAATCTCAACGAACTTGTGTCTGTTGCAAGAGAGTTTTGTGCAGAAGCTGCTAATCAATTGGCATATGTTGAGCAGGAAAGTATTGCAGATATATCTGAGGCTCAGGCTGTTCCTGGCAGTTTGCAGGCATTTCTAGAGAAAGTGTCATTGGTTGCTGATAGCGATCAACTTCCTGATGAGCAACAAGATGTTGTGACACTAATGACTCTGCACACAGCTAAAGGTCTGGAGTTTCCGATTGTCTTTTTAATAGGTTGGGAAGACGGACAATTCCCGCATATGCGTGCCTTAGGGGATCCAAAAGAACTGGCAGAGGAGCGTCGTTTAGCTTATGTAGGTATAACACGTGCGCGTCGGAAGTTATATCTGTCTCGTGCGATTATGCGTAGTTCTTGGGGAAATGCTCAAATGAATCCGCAATCTCGTTTCCTTGATGAGATACCTGGTGATCTTTTAGAGTGGCGTAGAACAGAACCAGACGGAATGCGTAGTGGTTGGTATGAGTCATATGGTCAACCAAACACGCCACGAACGCAGAATACGTATGGGTCGTATGGAAATATGAGATCGCATAGACCGAATACTGCGCGCACTACTAAAACAAGCCAGTTGCATGTGGTGGTGGGAGATCGCGTTAATCATGAGAAATACGGGTTGGGCACGGTGACTGCCGTTGATGGTATGGGGCAGTATATGTCAGCAACAATTGATTTTGGTTCCTCAGGAGTGGTGCGTCTCATGCTCATTGGTAATGTGCCAATGGAAAAACTCTGA
- a CDS encoding M23 family metallopeptidase, producing MQSAQRTTGGKHRKQNTSSLKNRISLMTLVASALSISGATGAAIAQSHTKTTDKDAKIALAAHEGEVVAEEETSPQILSIAEFKPNTNLSNQLTKAVQYSEERAVIDELIRIPKVTIAKPADGILTTLFEFRWGAFHTGIDIANASGTPIYAVMDGTVIDSGPASGYGQWIRIRHDDGSISVYGHMETLDVSVGERVVAGQQIAGMGSLGFSTGPHLHFEIHPDGSTPADPIAWLEEHGVSF from the coding sequence ATGCAGTCTGCACAACGGACTACTGGCGGAAAACACCGCAAACAAAACACCTCTAGCCTCAAAAATCGTATTTCCCTTATGACTTTGGTAGCCAGTGCTCTTTCTATTTCTGGTGCTACTGGCGCGGCGATTGCACAATCTCACACTAAAACTACAGACAAAGATGCGAAAATCGCTCTTGCTGCTCACGAAGGAGAGGTTGTTGCCGAGGAAGAAACTTCACCACAGATCCTCTCTATTGCCGAGTTTAAGCCAAACACCAACTTAAGCAACCAGCTCACCAAAGCAGTACAGTACAGTGAAGAACGAGCTGTAATTGATGAACTAATCCGCATTCCAAAAGTCACCATCGCTAAACCTGCTGATGGTATCCTCACTACCCTCTTTGAGTTCCGTTGGGGTGCTTTCCACACTGGCATTGATATTGCTAATGCCTCCGGCACACCTATCTACGCAGTCATGGATGGTACTGTTATTGATTCCGGTCCAGCTTCTGGTTATGGTCAGTGGATTCGTATTCGCCACGATGATGGTTCCATCTCTGTATATGGCCATATGGAAACTCTCGACGTCTCCGTAGGCGAGCGCGTAGTTGCTGGACAGCAAATCGCTGGCATGGGCAGCCTTGGATTCTCTACTGGACCACATTTGCACTTTGAGATCCACCCTGATGGATCCACCCCAGCAGATCCTATTGCATGGTTAGAGGAACACGGCGTTTCTTTCTAA
- a CDS encoding DUF6350 family protein encodes MSKKSSARQYSEPVRRPRSESKPTVSSLGGRGNKKAQKISSTRPSGRVRSFDFRNTQPKQVQVDPTFLSRVRGFFPIIMVPSLSVVLGAIIFTTIALLATSTSMSAFPSTVAQFWLVVNAGPVVGRGQMIEYLPLLPTLALMWAVSRAVHRIVKDRVSIADLGVLTLCVFGIPLLITLTACAMLFDAAAVYDLSSPPVLLVVLRTVLVHFIAMTWGMGTRLWRALMRRFGLPEEIVDAFVLAVKVLLRLCLAAAIVYAISLGAHYASVGDTLALYPTAPGKIAAIGISILYLPNVLIATMAVLCGSEVVFGQATLSLFGLNLVPLPPLPLLSAIPAAIPDWAVALMVIPFFASIMSIYKNIPNFRQAGFIIIFSAFNFLIFSYLASGQLGVYEFVGPRLWLSTGLVTLWIGVIALIAATIRFVRSRHSVSDIHDEPGTQDEEVEPGVAATDITDREDTEDIAQSVDDDISGGDNDGNDVNDGSNDSDGSDVNDANDDSATSAIDAEDRADTTDTENDLAKEIENTEETAETDNTENTENAENAEAIAAHEHEQDVEKHAEALPEQTPVEQTPESQK; translated from the coding sequence ATGAGCAAGAAATCTTCTGCACGACAATACTCTGAGCCGGTGCGTCGTCCGCGTAGCGAAAGTAAACCAACTGTTAGTAGTCTTGGCGGTCGCGGTAATAAGAAAGCGCAGAAGATTTCCTCCACCCGTCCAAGTGGTAGGGTTCGTTCTTTTGATTTTCGTAATACTCAGCCGAAACAGGTTCAGGTTGATCCCACATTCTTATCACGAGTGCGTGGTTTCTTTCCGATTATTATGGTGCCCAGCCTCAGCGTTGTTCTTGGGGCAATTATCTTTACCACAATTGCTCTGTTGGCTACTTCGACTTCGATGAGTGCTTTCCCTAGTACAGTCGCTCAATTTTGGTTGGTAGTCAATGCCGGACCGGTTGTTGGCCGTGGACAAATGATTGAATATCTGCCTTTGTTGCCGACTTTGGCGCTGATGTGGGCAGTCTCGCGTGCGGTGCATCGCATTGTGAAAGACCGAGTAAGTATCGCAGATCTTGGTGTGCTCACTCTATGTGTTTTCGGTATTCCGTTACTGATAACTTTAACTGCGTGTGCCATGCTTTTCGACGCCGCTGCGGTCTATGATCTGAGTAGTCCACCAGTATTGCTGGTAGTGCTTCGTACTGTTCTTGTACATTTCATTGCTATGACATGGGGCATGGGCACGAGGCTCTGGCGTGCTCTGATGCGTCGGTTCGGTTTACCTGAAGAAATTGTTGATGCATTTGTTCTCGCTGTAAAAGTGCTGCTTCGTTTGTGTCTTGCTGCGGCAATTGTGTATGCGATCAGCCTTGGGGCGCATTATGCCTCGGTTGGTGACACGCTCGCATTGTATCCCACAGCACCTGGAAAAATTGCTGCAATTGGTATCAGTATTCTTTATTTACCCAATGTACTTATTGCAACAATGGCTGTGTTGTGTGGTTCCGAAGTAGTATTTGGGCAGGCAACCTTGTCGTTATTCGGACTTAATTTAGTTCCGCTTCCACCACTGCCTCTCCTTAGTGCTATCCCTGCTGCCATTCCGGATTGGGCAGTAGCACTCATGGTTATTCCTTTCTTTGCCTCAATAATGAGTATTTATAAAAATATCCCTAACTTTAGGCAAGCTGGATTCATCATTATTTTTAGTGCGTTTAATTTCCTCATATTCAGTTATCTTGCTAGCGGACAACTAGGTGTCTATGAATTCGTTGGTCCTCGTTTATGGCTGAGTACAGGATTAGTAACCCTGTGGATAGGCGTTATTGCTTTGATCGCAGCGACCATACGGTTTGTGAGAAGTCGTCACAGCGTTTCTGATATACACGATGAGCCTGGTACTCAGGATGAGGAGGTGGAACCAGGTGTAGCAGCTACAGATATAACAGATAGAGAAGACACAGAAGATATAGCTCAGAGTGTGGACGATGATATATCTGGTGGCGACAATGATGGCAATGATGTCAATGATGGCAGCAACGATAGCGACGGCAGCGATGTCAATGATGCTAATGACGACAGTGCCACGTCTGCAATAGATGCTGAAGATAGAGCAGATACAACAGATACCGAAAATGATCTTGCTAAGGAAATAGAGAACACAGAGGAAACAGCAGAAACTGACAATACTGAGAACACTGAGAACGCTGAGAACGCTGAGGCGATTGCTGCCCATGAACATGAGCAGGACGTCGAAAAGCACGCGGAGGCTTTACCTGAACAAACACCGGTAGAGCAGACACCAGAATCACAAAAGTGA
- the purN gene encoding phosphoribosylglycinamide formyltransferase: MTSTEKTSQNEHKIPIVVLASGSGTLLQALIDAQPQGTYRIVGVVSDVPCTALTRAKDASIPTACVALAHGADREEWNSELAAVVAAFDPVLVVCAGFMKILGANFLAQFGGRIINTHPALLPAFPGAHAVRDALAYGVKVTGSTVHFVDDGVDTGEIIAQEAVNIVAGEDEHTLHERIKQVERRLIVSVLNSAVVVMGAENEIEEVSFHV; the protein is encoded by the coding sequence GTGACGAGCACTGAAAAAACCTCCCAGAATGAGCACAAAATACCGATAGTGGTACTCGCCTCAGGATCTGGCACACTTCTGCAAGCGCTTATCGACGCTCAACCCCAAGGAACATATCGCATAGTTGGTGTTGTTAGTGATGTTCCTTGTACCGCGCTCACCAGGGCTAAAGACGCTAGTATCCCTACAGCCTGCGTAGCATTAGCACACGGGGCTGATAGGGAAGAATGGAATAGTGAACTTGCTGCTGTCGTAGCAGCTTTTGATCCTGTCTTGGTTGTCTGTGCAGGTTTTATGAAAATCCTGGGAGCAAACTTTCTTGCGCAGTTTGGTGGCCGCATTATCAATACTCACCCCGCTCTTTTGCCGGCATTCCCAGGTGCTCATGCGGTAAGAGATGCCTTGGCGTATGGCGTAAAAGTGACCGGTTCTACAGTGCATTTTGTTGATGATGGGGTAGATACGGGTGAAATTATCGCGCAAGAAGCAGTGAATATCGTTGCTGGTGAGGACGAGCACACACTCCATGAGCGAATTAAACAAGTAGAGCGTAGACTCATTGTGTCAGTATTAAACTCTGCAGTCGTGGTCATGGGTGCAGAGAATGAGATAGAAGAGGTGTCGTTTCACGTATGA
- the purH gene encoding bifunctional phosphoribosylaminoimidazolecarboxamide formyltransferase/IMP cyclohydrolase has product MSDGMRAIKRALVSVYDKTGLADLAQALDKAGVEIVSTGSTAAKIAELGIAVTRVEELTGFPECLEGRVKTLHPRVHAGILADTRKSEHLAQLEELGVSPFELVVVNLYPFTETVASGADFDACVEQIDIGGPSMVRAAAKNHPSVGVVVDPARYDLVQEALTHGGFTLEQRRMLAVEAYRHTASYDVAVATWMSSQVDTTNEEYPEWIGSSYKRAHQLRYGENPHQSAALYSDGTGLAGAKQFHGKEMSYNNYTDSDAAWRAAWDHEQPCVAIIKHANPCGIAISDESIAAAHRNAHACDPVSAFGGVIAANREVTVEMAQQVAEIFTEVIVAPSYEQGAIDVLSQKKNIRILQAPQPEKIGVERREISGGVLVQQRDLIDAPGDAPDQWTLAAGEPADEALLRELEFAWRAVRAVKSNAILLAKDGATVGVGMGQVNRVDAAKLAVERANSLAGDAERANGAVAASDAFFPFADGFQVLADAGVTAVVQPGGSIRDAEVIEAANAAGITMYLTGSRHFAH; this is encoded by the coding sequence ATGAGTGATGGCATGAGAGCAATCAAACGCGCTTTGGTGAGCGTATATGACAAAACAGGTTTGGCTGATTTAGCACAAGCCTTGGATAAAGCAGGGGTAGAAATCGTTTCTACCGGATCCACTGCTGCCAAAATTGCGGAACTAGGCATTGCAGTAACTCGAGTAGAAGAGCTGACTGGTTTTCCTGAATGCCTCGAAGGACGAGTAAAAACACTACATCCGCGAGTACACGCTGGTATTTTGGCAGACACTCGTAAAAGCGAGCACCTAGCCCAACTAGAAGAACTTGGGGTATCGCCATTTGAGCTCGTTGTAGTCAATCTTTATCCTTTTACAGAAACTGTTGCCTCAGGTGCAGATTTTGACGCTTGTGTTGAGCAAATAGATATTGGTGGCCCATCTATGGTGCGTGCGGCTGCAAAGAATCACCCATCTGTTGGTGTGGTTGTGGATCCAGCTCGTTATGATCTGGTGCAAGAAGCATTAACTCATGGTGGTTTTACTCTGGAGCAACGTCGTATGCTTGCGGTAGAGGCATATCGACACACAGCATCCTATGATGTTGCAGTGGCAACATGGATGAGCAGCCAGGTAGACACAACTAATGAAGAATATCCGGAATGGATTGGTAGTTCTTATAAGCGCGCTCATCAACTGCGTTATGGGGAAAACCCTCACCAAAGTGCAGCACTATACAGTGATGGCACTGGTTTAGCTGGCGCTAAACAATTCCACGGTAAAGAGATGTCGTATAACAATTACACTGATTCCGATGCTGCTTGGCGTGCTGCTTGGGACCATGAGCAACCGTGTGTAGCAATCATTAAGCATGCTAATCCTTGTGGTATCGCTATCTCGGATGAGTCTATTGCTGCGGCACATCGCAATGCGCACGCTTGTGATCCAGTTTCTGCTTTTGGTGGCGTTATTGCTGCTAATCGTGAAGTCACCGTGGAGATGGCACAGCAAGTAGCAGAGATTTTTACTGAGGTTATTGTTGCTCCTTCTTATGAGCAAGGTGCAATTGACGTGTTGTCCCAGAAGAAAAATATCCGCATCCTACAAGCACCACAGCCAGAAAAAATTGGTGTCGAACGGCGGGAAATTTCCGGTGGTGTCCTGGTGCAGCAGCGTGATCTTATCGACGCGCCGGGTGACGCACCAGATCAGTGGACTCTTGCAGCTGGGGAGCCTGCAGATGAGGCGCTACTGCGCGAACTAGAGTTTGCATGGCGTGCAGTGCGTGCGGTGAAGTCTAATGCCATTTTGTTAGCCAAAGATGGGGCAACTGTTGGCGTTGGTATGGGGCAGGTTAATCGTGTTGATGCGGCTAAACTTGCTGTGGAGCGCGCTAATTCCCTAGCAGGAGACGCAGAACGCGCTAACGGAGCCGTTGCCGCTTCTGATGCTTTCTTCCCATTTGCTGATGGTTTCCAAGTGCTTGCCGACGCAGGAGTAACGGCAGTGGTGCAGCCAGGTGGATCTATTCGTGATGCTGAGGTTATTGAGGCAGCTAATGCCGCTGGTATCACCATGTATCTCACTGGGTCACGCCACTTTGCACACTAA
- a CDS encoding CoA ester lyase: MSRYVPGVAFLFAPANRADIIPKAAERADVVILDLEDGAGDIDRPRAYQNIRDAQLDPERTFIRIVGPQDDNHKDDLDFVRTTRYTKIIVPKIREALPETLGEGLEIVPIIETPQAILNIGTIAADPRVIGLYWGADDLTIELGGLHSRYKNDESHTGMYRDTMTYARVQTLMYAAAYDKFALDAVYQDFSDDEGLYREALDSARSGFNAFPCIHPRQVPIVRKAFAPSPERVAWAQRVVAESKQHPGAFQLDGEMVDAPLIKQAHILLSRMQ, translated from the coding sequence ATGAGTAGATATGTACCTGGTGTAGCTTTTTTATTCGCTCCTGCTAATCGTGCTGATATTATCCCCAAAGCCGCAGAGCGTGCTGACGTAGTGATTCTTGATCTTGAAGATGGTGCTGGTGATATTGATCGTCCGCGTGCCTATCAAAATATCCGTGACGCACAATTAGATCCTGAGCGTACGTTCATCCGTATTGTTGGTCCTCAAGACGACAATCACAAAGATGATCTCGATTTTGTGCGCACTACGCGGTACACAAAAATTATTGTGCCAAAAATTCGTGAAGCACTTCCAGAGACGCTAGGCGAGGGGCTAGAGATCGTCCCTATTATTGAGACGCCCCAAGCAATTCTCAACATTGGCACTATTGCGGCAGATCCTCGTGTGATTGGTTTATATTGGGGTGCTGATGATCTCACCATTGAACTTGGTGGACTGCATTCGAGGTATAAAAATGATGAATCACACACTGGTATGTACCGTGACACGATGACATATGCTAGGGTGCAGACGCTTATGTATGCAGCAGCTTACGATAAATTTGCTCTTGACGCGGTTTATCAAGACTTTTCTGATGATGAGGGACTCTATCGTGAAGCTCTCGATTCAGCACGAAGCGGATTCAATGCATTTCCGTGCATTCATCCACGTCAAGTACCTATTGTGCGTAAGGCATTTGCCCCGTCACCAGAACGGGTAGCATGGGCACAACGCGTAGTAGCTGAATCGAAGCAGCATCCTGGCGCATTTCAGCTTGATGGAGAAATGGTTGATGCGCCATTGATTAAACAGGCGCATATACTGCTCAGCCGCATGCAATAA
- a CDS encoding TetR/AcrR family transcriptional regulator, whose translation MAGAVGRPRKKSPRRRGNTAREEILDASAELFTTQGFASTSTHQIADAVGIRQASLYYHFPSKTEIFLTLLNSTVLPSTELAEWLGEAEANAPLRLWALTAAESRLLLSTRWNVGRLYQLPVAASPEFADYHALRAQLQQIFRDLAVEIVGDEDPRVDLPFHIALSVIEMRNNDGTIPEQLLEDSLPDTSIMLADAVLNVLGAPLPENRVSRTLDLIAQMAEKQQ comes from the coding sequence ATGGCGGGAGCAGTAGGTCGTCCTCGAAAGAAAAGCCCTCGACGTCGTGGTAATACCGCACGTGAAGAGATATTGGATGCATCAGCAGAACTATTTACTACCCAAGGTTTCGCGAGCACTTCCACCCATCAAATCGCTGATGCTGTCGGCATTCGCCAGGCATCACTCTACTATCATTTTCCATCAAAGACTGAGATTTTCCTCACTCTGCTTAATTCCACAGTCTTGCCTTCCACAGAACTAGCTGAGTGGCTCGGAGAAGCAGAAGCAAATGCACCACTGCGATTATGGGCTCTCACAGCAGCTGAATCTAGGCTGTTGCTTTCTACTCGGTGGAACGTCGGTAGGCTCTATCAACTCCCAGTTGCTGCCTCGCCTGAGTTTGCGGACTACCATGCTTTGCGCGCACAGTTGCAGCAGATTTTCCGTGATCTAGCAGTTGAGATCGTCGGTGATGAGGATCCGCGGGTAGATTTGCCTTTCCACATCGCCCTTTCAGTAATTGAAATGCGCAATAACGATGGCACCATCCCAGAACAGCTTTTAGAAGACTCGCTACCTGATACTTCCATCATGCTTGCCGACGCTGTTCTCAATGTTTTGGGAGCACCACTGCCAGAAAACCGTGTATCGCGCACTCTTGATCTCATTGCGCAAATGGCAGAAAAACAACAATAG
- a CDS encoding putative nucleotidyltransferase substrate binding domain-containing protein, which translates to MLHPSLLELATQAPLCNDIPTVRGVLAESQELMRNAIEHGEAPQELTQWFSSLIKDIFRSPAIRNLSNNGDSKANILFTGAISRGDALPSSEIIWLNVAQETNGTQANKQKQLRSLLKEAELQVGSLKKTKGATEFLSQQQWENYIEKNKNNIQAHELAYYCDAGDWLLQHAQQHIDPRILLVDAISQRPPALSKTLTGLPDKDTYIDIRKDLLHVIIALARWAGMAAQSPHTATLNRIDDARAAGVLSDLQSDYLREAWHAGLQLQMNRWANRVHNNATTPEALSAIQRSTFGAASRLVADVARSLAHEHNIEI; encoded by the coding sequence GTGTTACACCCTTCATTGCTCGAATTAGCTACACAAGCCCCCTTGTGCAATGACATACCCACCGTTCGTGGTGTTCTAGCAGAGTCACAAGAACTGATGCGTAATGCCATTGAACATGGCGAAGCCCCCCAAGAACTCACTCAGTGGTTTTCTTCACTTATCAAGGATATTTTCCGTTCACCAGCAATTCGTAATCTCAGCAATAACGGTGATAGCAAAGCAAATATCTTATTCACTGGTGCCATAAGCAGAGGCGACGCACTGCCCTCTTCTGAGATTATCTGGCTCAATGTGGCCCAAGAAACTAATGGCACACAGGCAAATAAGCAAAAGCAACTGCGTTCTTTACTCAAAGAAGCTGAGCTACAGGTTGGCTCTCTTAAAAAGACAAAAGGCGCAACGGAATTCTTATCCCAGCAACAATGGGAAAACTATATCGAGAAGAATAAAAACAATATCCAGGCTCACGAATTAGCTTATTATTGCGATGCTGGTGATTGGTTACTACAACACGCACAGCAACATATCGACCCACGTATTCTCCTCGTTGATGCTATTTCTCAGCGCCCACCAGCCTTGAGCAAAACGCTTACGGGTCTTCCTGACAAAGATACTTATATTGATATTCGCAAGGATCTACTCCACGTCATCATTGCGCTTGCACGTTGGGCAGGAATGGCCGCGCAAAGCCCACATACTGCAACACTTAATCGTATTGATGATGCAAGAGCAGCCGGAGTGCTCTCTGACCTGCAATCTGATTATCTTCGTGAAGCATGGCACGCAGGTTTGCAATTGCAAATGAACCGCTGGGCTAACAGAGTGCATAACAATGCCACTACTCCTGAGGCATTATCAGCCATTCAACGCAGTACCTTTGGTGCTGCATCTCGCTTGGTAGCTGATGTTGCTCGGTCACTTGCTCATGAGCATAACATTGAAATCTGA
- the rpsR gene encoding 30S ribosomal protein S18: protein MKRTNVKKARIEQSRRPKKNPLKAAGIDKVDYKDINTLRQFISDRHKIRSRRVTGLTPQQQRQVATAVKNAREMALLPFTSR, encoded by the coding sequence ATGAAACGCACTAATGTCAAGAAGGCGCGGATTGAACAATCCCGTCGCCCTAAGAAGAACCCTCTCAAGGCTGCAGGAATCGACAAGGTTGATTACAAAGACATCAACACTCTTCGTCAATTCATTTCTGACCGCCACAAGATCCGTTCTCGTCGTGTTACTGGTCTGACCCCGCAGCAGCAGCGTCAGGTAGCAACCGCCGTTAAGAACGCTCGCGAGATGGCTCTCCTGCCGTTCACCAGCCGTTAA
- the rpsN gene encoding 30S ribosomal protein S14, with amino-acid sequence MAKKSKIAKNEQRKEIVARYAQRRNELKAIIKNPNTSDEDRLDAQFELNRQPRNASPVRVRNRDSHDGRPRGYLRKFGVSRVRMREMAHRGELPGVRKSSW; translated from the coding sequence ATGGCTAAAAAGTCTAAAATCGCCAAGAACGAGCAACGTAAGGAAATCGTCGCACGCTATGCGCAGCGTCGTAACGAGCTCAAGGCAATCATTAAAAACCCAAACACTTCTGACGAAGATCGCCTCGATGCTCAGTTCGAGCTGAATCGCCAGCCACGCAATGCATCACCTGTTCGCGTTCGTAACCGTGACTCCCATGATGGACGTCCTCGCGGTTATCTTCGTAAGTTCGGTGTTTCCCGTGTCCGTATGCGCGAGATGGCTCACCGTGGTGAGCTTCCTGGCGTTCGTAAATCAAGCTGGTAA
- the rpmG gene encoding 50S ribosomal protein L33, which yields MARNDVRPIIKLKSTAGTGYTYVTRKNKRNNPDRITLKKYDPVVRKHVEFREER from the coding sequence ATGGCACGTAATGATGTTCGTCCAATTATCAAATTGAAGTCCACTGCGGGCACCGGTTACACCTATGTGACCCGTAAGAATAAGCGTAACAACCCAGATCGCATCACTCTGAAGAAATACGATCCAGTGGTACGCAAGCACGTCGAATTCCGCGAGGAGCGATAA
- the rpmB gene encoding 50S ribosomal protein L28, whose protein sequence is MSAICQVTGRQPSYGKSVSHSHRRTSRRWNPNVQRRKFYLPSEGRTITLNVSTKGLKVIDRDGIEAVVAKIRARGEKI, encoded by the coding sequence ATGTCGGCTATTTGCCAGGTAACGGGACGTCAGCCGTCTTACGGCAAGTCTGTCTCACACTCGCACCGACGTACTTCACGCCGTTGGAATCCCAACGTGCAGCGTCGGAAGTTTTACCTCCCATCTGAGGGACGTACCATCACTCTGAATGTATCCACCAAGGGTCTTAAGGTTATTGACCGCGATGGCATTGAAGCTGTTGTCGCAAAGATCCGTGCACGCGGGGAGAAGATCTAA